In Planctomycetaceae bacterium, the DNA window ATTTGTGTCTGCACCGAAACACTGGCCGCCGGCATCAATCTTCCAGCCAGATCCGTCGTGATGACATCGCTGCTCAAGGGGCCGCCGGGCCGCATGAAAGTCATCGAGGCCAGTTCTGCTCATCAGATGTTCGGGCGCGCAGGACGCCCACAATTTGACAGTCGTGGCTTTGTTTTTGCCGTCGCACATGAAGATGACGTACGATTGTTTCGCTGGCAGGAAAAGTACGACGCGATTCCGGAAGACACCCGCGATCCTATGCTGATCAAGGCGAAAAAGAACCTGAAGAAGAAGATGCCCAAACGCAGGGAAGGTCAGCAATACTGGACAGAACGGCAATTTGAAGTTTTGCAGACCGCACCGCCAGCCAGACTTTCAAGTCGGGGCCGGTTTCCGTGGAGACTGCTGGCCTTCCTGATCAGAAAAACTGGCTCTGTAATGACGATGCAGGAAACGGTCCGGAAACGCCTGCTGGATTCTGATCAAAAAGACGATGCCGAGCGACTTCTGAAACGCATGCTGATTACGCTGGATGCCGCAGGCATGATTTCACTGGATCCTGTACCGCCGGGGCGAGCAGGCACCAGTGAATCCGGAGATGACAAATCGATGTCTGACCGACCATTTCATTCGGTCATTGCTGGCTCCGGTGGTGGTGCATCGCTGTTGCCGAAAGACGGGACTGTCTGGACTGCCACTCGATCTCGATGGACCACAGGAGAACAGGAAAAACTGGAAATCGGCGAAGTTCATGATTTCAGCAGCACTGCGTTGAGCGATGAGGAAGTGGATGCCTTTGGACTTGGGATTTTCGCAGATGACGACGCTGCTCAGGACGCCAATGAGAACACAGAAACGCTGAACGTCAGTGAGACAACGGAATCGGTTGAGCCCGCGAACGTCCTTCCGGCAGATTCAAACGCATCAATGACATCGCCAGTCGCGGCCGAAGCCGTTGAGAAGCAACCAACCACGACGGGGGAGTTACCAACGAGTGGAGGCGGTTTACTCGGGAAGTTGATTCAGGAAGCGATGGAAACTGGTCAGGCTTCGACGTCGGTTGCGAAGAAAAAGTCTCAGGCGACGGCATCCTCCGGCACTTCGTCAGGTCGTCTGGATGACGCAGGTTCACTCATCACTTACGAGCCGAAGCTCGCAATTCCAACCGATCAACTGCCATTGCTTTTTGCTTTTCGGAGCATCAACCCTTTGTACGGAATGTTTCTTGCGGAGCACATGCACCTCGCCAACTACGAAGAACGCCTGCAGTTGCTCGAAGCGGTTCTCGATATGCCAAGAAGTGTTTCCGGAATGGTGCGGGTTCCATTTCCGGATCAAATGCCACCAGGACCTCTGGCGTCAGACTATCTGAACCAAAAACTGATTTCGCGAGGGCTTGTCACTGTTGACGAACTGCAGGGGTTT includes these proteins:
- a CDS encoding DEAD/DEAH box helicase, with amino-acid sequence MESAEISSEEVALRYLEQLPWPPYPFQEQAILSWFEKDDGLLVCAPTGSGKTVVAETAMFEALLTGRRAYYTTPLIALTEQKFYELRESAVRWGFSADDVGLVTGNRRINPDARLLVVVAEILLNRLLSPEEFPFDDVSAVVMDEFHSFNDIERGIVWELSLGILPKHVRVLLISATVGNAADFVVWLARQHGRRLRLLQSEERRVPLTFTWVGDEMLSDHLEKMADGEDENRYTPALVFCFNRNECWSVAEQLKGKRLLADGQQKQLQAELDQVDWSIGAGGKLKQILIRGVGIHHAGLLPKYRRIIEKLFQKKLLSICVCTETLAAGINLPARSVVMTSLLKGPPGRMKVIEASSAHQMFGRAGRPQFDSRGFVFAVAHEDDVRLFRWQEKYDAIPEDTRDPMLIKAKKNLKKKMPKRREGQQYWTERQFEVLQTAPPARLSSRGRFPWRLLAFLIRKTGSVMTMQETVRKRLLDSDQKDDAERLLKRMLITLDAAGMISLDPVPPGRAGTSESGDDKSMSDRPFHSVIAGSGGGASLLPKDGTVWTATRSRWTTGEQEKLEIGEVHDFSSTALSDEEVDAFGLGIFADDDAAQDANENTETLNVSETTESVEPANVLPADSNASMTSPVAAEAVEKQPTTTGELPTSGGGLLGKLIQEAMETGQASTSVAKKKSQATASSGTSSGRLDDAGSLITYEPKLAIPTDQLPLLFAFRSINPLYGMFLAEHMHLANYEERLQLLEAVLDMPRSVSGMVRVPFPDQMPPGPLASDYLNQKLISRGLVTVDELQGFRDEETGRRIPPLVLGDKMRLLFRSEYPGVDDVFSTSVWCVGDLLRYGGNFDRYVRARELTKQEGVIFRHCLRLILLCGEFSQIEPPNIDPAEWRTDLAELASILTDSCRAVDPDSTDEVVEALQNQTLNPDQL